A single Arachidicoccus sp. BS20 DNA region contains:
- a CDS encoding outer membrane beta-barrel protein, which translates to MKKLFILCNIIAASICVNAQSKLIHKDTTNDDALFSINKPDSANHTKSYSYKVGFKSDRAYFGVQPALGFGWNRFMDNGHIGVSSSNADLTLKKGPEFILYVIGGYVKLDKHKQWQLSTSLGWDWNTYHFEKNITLKKGQDQLTYTIDDSKNFSKNLLRSTYLTMPLTLTFKPVRGSDFSIAAGVEGGLLLGGKTKQISKEDGKVKKTGTFNLNPTRAGLFFGIGYNDFGLYAKYYLSDVFANGQGPKGLKTVAIGLSFGLF; encoded by the coding sequence ATGAAAAAACTGTTTATCCTCTGCAACATAATTGCAGCAAGCATTTGCGTAAATGCACAAAGTAAATTGATTCATAAGGACACGACGAATGATGATGCACTTTTCAGCATCAATAAACCCGATTCTGCAAATCATACAAAGTCATATTCCTACAAAGTGGGTTTCAAAAGCGACAGAGCATACTTTGGTGTGCAGCCTGCGCTCGGTTTCGGCTGGAACAGGTTTATGGACAACGGGCATATTGGCGTATCTTCTTCAAATGCAGATTTAACTTTGAAGAAAGGTCCCGAATTTATTTTATACGTCATCGGCGGATATGTTAAGCTGGACAAACACAAGCAATGGCAGTTATCCACGTCGCTCGGCTGGGACTGGAACACGTATCATTTTGAAAAAAATATTACGCTGAAAAAAGGACAAGATCAACTCACTTACACCATTGATGACAGCAAGAATTTTTCTAAAAACCTGTTGCGTTCCACTTACCTCACAATGCCGCTGACATTAACTTTCAAACCCGTAAGAGGTTCAGATTTTTCCATTGCGGCGGGCGTTGAAGGCGGATTATTATTAGGCGGAAAAACAAAGCAAATCAGTAAAGAAGACGGCAAGGTAAAAAAGACAGGGACATTTAATCTGAATCCCACGCGTGCCGGCTTGTTTTTCGGAATCGGCTATAACGATTTCGGCTTATATGCCAAATATTATTTGTCTGATGTTTTTGCCAACGGACAAGGACCCAAAGGTTTAAAAACCGTTGCTATCGGGCTTAGTTTCGGATTGT
- a CDS encoding beta-N-acetylhexosaminidase produces MKKLFFYVMAVCVGNSAFAQGIHIIPEPESVTPVQATFTLSANTNIIVSDKSKTEKTTTYLNDYLKKYYSFSLPDKSAKINYVAFRLAPNTDTVGSYTLDVTKDSIVITSGNEQGLFYGMQTLIQLLPTTVSSTLQISGVIVKDAPRLAYRGMMLDCGRHFMPVDFVKKYIDYLALHKFNTFHWHLTEDQGWRIEIKKYPRLTKVGAWRNGTIIGHHPGTGNDDERSGGFYTQKEIKDVVKYAADRYITIIPEIEMPGHSSAAIAAYPQLSCFPDSSTEIQAKVWSGPRTGKQVQQSWGVYPDIYAPTEYTFKFVENVLDEVIKLFPSKYIHIGGDEAPKDYWNKSPYCQQLMKNLGLKNADELQSYFIQRVEKYLNSKGRQIIGWDEILEGGLAPNATIMSWRGEDGGIAAAQQHHNVIMSPGGWMYIDHSQMKHEDSLTIGGYLPIQRVYSYNPFPAKLTSDEHKYIEGVQANVWTEYMSNPAKVEYMVFPRMAAVAEVGWTQLANKNYNDFKTRLQDEISRYKLWGVNYCTKWDNQPDTK; encoded by the coding sequence ATGAAGAAACTCTTCTTTTATGTAATGGCTGTTTGTGTCGGGAATAGTGCCTTTGCGCAAGGCATTCACATCATTCCCGAACCGGAAAGCGTAACGCCTGTGCAGGCAACTTTTACTTTGTCTGCGAATACGAATATCATTGTTTCCGACAAATCAAAAACAGAAAAAACAACAACTTATCTGAATGATTATTTGAAAAAATATTACAGTTTTTCTTTGCCGGATAAATCTGCGAAAATAAATTATGTTGCTTTTCGTTTAGCGCCAAATACAGATACTGTCGGAAGCTATACTTTGGATGTTACCAAAGATTCCATCGTCATTACTTCCGGTAACGAACAAGGACTTTTTTACGGAATGCAGACTTTGATTCAGTTGTTACCGACAACTGTTTCATCAACTCTTCAAATTTCCGGCGTTATTGTAAAAGATGCACCGCGACTGGCTTACAGAGGAATGATGCTCGATTGCGGTCGTCATTTTATGCCTGTTGATTTTGTAAAAAAATATATCGATTATCTTGCTTTACACAAGTTTAATACATTTCATTGGCACTTGACGGAAGATCAGGGCTGGCGCATCGAGATTAAAAAATATCCGCGTCTTACGAAAGTAGGCGCGTGGCGCAACGGAACAATCATCGGGCATCATCCCGGAACCGGAAACGATGATGAACGAAGCGGTGGATTTTACACACAAAAAGAAATTAAAGATGTTGTGAAATATGCAGCCGACCGCTATATTACCATCATTCCCGAAATTGAAATGCCCGGACATTCTTCGGCGGCAATTGCTGCGTATCCGCAATTAAGTTGTTTTCCCGATTCTTCAACAGAAATTCAGGCAAAAGTTTGGAGTGGTCCGAGAACCGGAAAACAGGTGCAGCAATCTTGGGGAGTTTATCCCGATATTTATGCACCTACGGAATATACTTTCAAATTCGTCGAAAATGTGTTGGATGAAGTGATTAAATTATTCCCGTCAAAATACATTCACATCGGCGGCGACGAAGCGCCGAAAGATTACTGGAACAAATCGCCTTATTGCCAACAGTTGATGAAAAATCTCGGCTTGAAAAATGCAGACGAATTACAGAGTTATTTTATCCAAAGAGTAGAAAAATACCTCAACTCAAAAGGGCGTCAAATCATTGGTTGGGACGAAATTCTTGAAGGTGGTCTTGCTCCGAATGCCACTATTATGAGCTGGCGCGGAGAAGATGGCGGAATTGCAGCAGCACAGCAACATCACAATGTAATAATGTCGCCGGGTGGCTGGATGTATATTGACCATTCGCAAATGAAGCATGAAGATTCTTTGACTATCGGCGGATATTTGCCTATTCAGCGTGTGTATAGTTACAATCCTTTCCCTGCAAAACTTACAAGCGATGAACACAAATATATTGAAGGCGTACAGGCAAATGTGTGGACAGAGTATATGTCCAATCCGGCAAAAGTTGAATACATGGTTTTC
- a CDS encoding RNA polymerase sigma factor encodes MNRTTNNSFEAVIEECRKRNPAAQRQLYNAYSAKMFMICLRYAKSREDAEDILQMSFIKVFKNIDAFSDTGSFEGWMRRIVVNTAIENYRKSIHTFEIVTNENAVAEVKDESVFDKLQMEDLMKLINQLPDGYRIVFNMYAIEGYSHKEIAEALNISEGGSKSQLSRARQILRQEIKKMENMNYAKR; translated from the coding sequence ATGAACAGAACGACGAACAATTCCTTTGAAGCTGTAATTGAAGAATGCAGGAAGCGAAATCCTGCGGCGCAAAGGCAATTGTACAACGCATATTCGGCGAAGATGTTTATGATTTGTCTGCGTTATGCGAAGAGCCGAGAAGATGCAGAAGATATATTGCAGATGAGTTTCATAAAAGTGTTTAAGAACATTGATGCGTTTTCAGACACAGGTTCTTTTGAAGGCTGGATGAGAAGAATTGTGGTAAATACGGCAATTGAAAACTACCGCAAAAGCATTCACACATTTGAAATTGTAACAAACGAAAATGCAGTAGCTGAAGTGAAAGATGAATCGGTATTCGACAAATTACAAATGGAAGATTTGATGAAGCTGATTAACCAATTGCCCGACGGTTACAGAATTGTTTTCAATATGTACGCGATCGAAGGTTATTCGCACAAAGAAATTGCCGAAGCGCTGAATATTTCGGAAGGCGGAAGCAAATCGCAACTATCAAGAGCCCGGCAAATATTGCGACAGGAAATTAAAAAAATGGAGAACATGAATTATGCAAAACGATAA